TTCGTTCAGTAGGCTGTGCAAATCTTCAGCTGCATTCTTGTCTCTTGGTGGCAAGTAGACTGATACCACTGTTAGTTTTGATGGGGTGTGGAGTTGTATTGCGACTGCCTGTATATtggtttgaatttgaattcgtTCGAATGGAGTGCCTTTCTTGACCGCCATTCCTACTCCCTGTCTGCAATGCGTTGAGCAGGGTCCAAAAAGAAGGTCATATGACTTGCCTATGCAGATGGTGTTGGAGTGGTGTTCTGCAGTATTTGTTTCTTGCAGGCATGCTACTACAGGGTTATATTTAGTCAGGAGAGCTTGAAGTTCGTTGCAGTGTGAGCGTAGACCACATATATTCCATTGGAGAGCGAAAACGGCTTGAGATTTCTCCATTCCATAATCTGACTCTGAATGGATCGATTGACCAGTTGGGATGTCTGGAAAACTGTCGGTCGAATCCGGTATCGGGAAGACGCGTGGGGTTGCATCTTGATGAGGTACCTCCTTATAGTGAATCTGCAGTTTTGGGTGGATCAATGTATCGTTTTGCGTTAGTGCGGCTATCAAGGTACCGGAATGTACATCACCGCTCCTGTCGTCTAACTCATGAACTGGTCGAACAGAGTGGGCTGGGATGGTAGGgctgaatttttcagtcgcaTGGGCATGACTCTGATCCCAAAGTATTTTCCCTCGAGCCTCAACAGTAGCAGGTGCATCGGCCGGAGCCGGAACTTCCACTACCTGAGAGGATGGCGGATCTACGTCGTCGCTAAGAGGATCTACGTCGGCGGTACGGTTTGGATGATCGCTCTGTTAGTCAGCGTTGTTGATTTGCGTTTGTTCGACTATCGAGGCAGCGGGAAGTTCATCAGCGCTCCTGACGTCTAACGCACTGTGACGGGTTTGGACTGGTCGGGCAGAGTAGACTGGGCTGGTAAAGCAAGGTTTTGCAGTCGATTGGACGTGGTTCAGGTCTcgaagtattttccccagaGCCTCAACAGTAGCAGGTGCATCGGCCGGAGCCGGAACTTCCACTACCTGAGAGGATGGCGGATCTACGTCGTCACTAAGAGGATCTACGTCGGTGGTACGGTTTGGATGATCGTTCTGTTGGTCAGCGTTGTTGATTTGCGTTTGTTCGACTATCGAGGCAGCGGGAAGTTCATCAGCGCTCCTGACGTCTAACGCACTGTAACGGGTTTGGACTGGTCGGGCAGAGTAGACTGGGCTGGTAAAGCAAGGTTTTGCAGTCGATTGGACGTGGTTCAGGTCTCGGAGTATTTTCCCCAGAGCCTCAACAGTAGCAGGTGCATCGGCCGGAGCCGGAACTTCCACTACCTGAGAGGATGGCGGATCTACGTCGTCACTAAGAGGATCTGCGTCGGTGGTACGGTTTGGATGATCGTTCTGTTGGTCAGCGTTGTTGATTTGCGTTTGTTCGACTATCGAGGCAGCGGGAAGTTCATCAGCGCTCCTGACGTCTAACGCACTGTGACGGGTTTGGACTGGTCGGGCAGAGTAGACTGGGCTGGTAAAGCAAGGTTTTGCAGTCGATTGGACGTGGTTCAGGTCTcgaagtattttccccagaGCCTCAACAGTAGCAGGTGCATCGGCCGGAGCCGGAACTTCCACTACCTGAGAGGTTGGCGGATCTACGTCGTCACTAAGAGGATCTACGTCGGTGGTACGGTTTGGATGATCGTTCTGTTGGTCATCGTTGTTGATTTGCGTTTGTTCGACTATCGAGGCAGCGGGAAGTTCATCAGCGCTCCTGACGTCTAACGCACTGTAACGGGTTTGGACTGGTCGGGCAGAGTAGACTGGGCTGGTAAAGCAAGGTTTTGCAGTCGATTGGACGTGGTTCAGGTCTcgaagtattttccccagaGCCTCAACAGTAGCAGGTGCATCGGCCGGAGCCGGAACTTCCACTACCTGAGAGGATGGCGGATCTACGTCGTCACTAAGAGGATCTACGTCGGTGGTACGGTTTGGATGATCGTTCTGTTGGTCATCGTTGTTGATTTGCGTTTGTTCGACTATCGAGGCAGCGGGAAGTTCATCAGCGCTCCTGACGTCTAACGCACTGTAACGGGTTTGGACTGGTCGGGCAGAGTAGACTGGGCTGGTAAAGCAAGGTTTTGCAGTCGATTGGACGTGGTTCAGGTCTcgaagtattttccccagaGCCTCAACAGTAGCAGGTGCATCGGCCGGAGCCGGAACTTCCACTACCTGAGAGGATGGCGGATCTACGTCGTCACTAAGAGGATCTACGTCGGTGGTACGGTTTGGATGATCGTTCTGTTGGTCAGCGTTGTTGATTTGCGTTTGTTCGACTATCGAGGCAGCGGGAAGTTCATCAGCGCTCCTGACGTCTAACGCACTGTAATTAGTGCTAACTGGATGAGATGGTTGGAATTTTCTAGCATAGCCATCTGCCATCTCTCGTTCCGCATTTTCGGCACTGATTGAGAGAGGTGAGGGGGTTACTTTCTTCTCTCCCCCCTCGTGACCATATGAAAATTTGTTGGTTTCGGCTTCTGTATTTGTTGCGTTGCTTTCCATTGGTAGATCTGAGTGTAATGCGTTGAGTTTGTGCTGTTCTGTGCTATTTGATTCGGCCATTGCAGGTTTTAGTCGGAGACTTCCATCGTACCTGTGTCATTAGATTGATCCCCAGCATCGATCTTAGATTTTGAGGTCGGGTTTTGTGATCTCGTACGTGGTGGAGAGATTTGATTTCTAGTAGGGGTCCTGCTTTTCCTTGCTTTATTCATGTTCGTATTAATTTGATTGTTTCTGGTGATATTAACTGTTTCTTGATTTTCGCTCAGTACtttacttttttgttgttgtttgttaGTGGTGCTGTGGGTGGTTCTAGATTTGTTGGGTGATTGACTGTGTGGGCGGGTGTATGATGCGTTGGGTTCACTGAAAGGGTGTGACTCGATTTTTTGACGTTTTGTTTTGTGTTGGTCAGGGGCTTGGCTGTGACTTCCCGTGCTAGTATTGGTTATTTGTTTTTTCAGATCTTCCAGTTCAGTTCTAATTTTAGAGAAATCAGCTAGCTGTGTTCTGAGTCGGGATATTTCTTCCTGAAGTGCTGTTATTTGCTTGTTTTTTTCGAACTCAATATTTGTGATTCGTTCTTGAACCTTACTGGCAAAGGAAGTGcgtttgttgatttcgttgtatTCCTTTCTTGCCTCACCAAATGAGATTTTTCTTTGGATCTTGATTCTGATTATGCCCTCTTCTTCTAGGTATTTGGGACATCTTTTGTCAATTGGTGAATGTTCTCCTTTGCAGTGTAAGCATTTCTTCTGGGATTCACATTTTACTTCTGGATTGAGTGCGTGGGCGGAGGAGCAGTTTAGACAAATGGGTTTATCTGTCGGGCAGAACTTTTTGGAGTGTCCGTATTGCGCACAGCGGAAACACAATAATGGTGACGGGAAGTATTGTTCGACTGGGACTCTACACATTCCGACATATATGCTTTCGGGGAGGTCTGTCCCGACAAATGTAAGAACGCATAGGGGTGTGTTACGAAATTCTTGGTCTACTCTTTTCTTTATTCTACGAACTGCGGAGACCCCCTGCGTGTGAAGGTTTGTCCTCATCGATTCTTCGGATTCATCGATGGTATCGGGATCATAAATCTTACCTTGAACACAGTTGAGGGTCGGGTGTGGTACAATTTCTACTTCTGTTCCGTCAATTAGCTGTTGGATTTGTTGAAGTTTCTTACTTACCCGCTCGGAGTTGGTACGTAAGATGTATCGTGCCCCCTTGCTTCCTTTGCTGCTTCTACAAGTTTGTAATCTTCCTTACCTAGGGCAGTTTCAATCGATGTGGCGATCATGAAGGGCTTGCTGGGAAGTTTTCCGAGATTGACCGTTTGGTCATTACCGGACATGGTTAGGTTTCGTGTTGTTCTCAGCACAAGCACCTGGGTGGAGCCATGGTTGTTGTTTGGGTCGAGCCAGTCTGGTATTTTTCTGCGGTTCCCAGGTGGTCCACCCGGAGGTGGGGGCTCATTTACCCCCATAGCTGATCACGCACTTTCAAGATTTGATTGTCCACTGTCACTTTGTGTGCCTGAACAGGCCACTGTGCACTCCGGGTTCTTCGTTTTGTACCCGTTCAAGTCGTACACATTCACCGTTTCGATGGAGATGGTAGTGATTTGTTAATCTGGGAATTTAATTCTGATGGGGGTGGCGGTGCTTCActgattcaaatttttcaactcaaTGGGGGCGCGCTTGTTCACTTTCGTAAGAgtttgtgctcctgttacttggTGAAAAATTATACACGCGGATTTAACCGCGAAAACGCGATTAGGTAACTAGATGGTTTTGAGGTGCACGATACGTCGATATCACAATCCGGAGGGCGTAGTACCTACGGTGCTTCACTGAGCAGGTTTACCAGGTGGCGTAACACTGATTTTAGAAATTCCGAGGTGCGACGCAGATCTGATGATAACTCGACCGGATTCACCTAGTGTTCGGTTTGAACtggtagtcgtgcatgattttccatagctgttctcgatcgattgtgtcgtaggctgatttgaaatcgatgaataagtgatgtgtgggcacattgtattcgcggcacttttgcaacacctggcggatggcgaacacttggtcccataaatcctgcctgatattgtcccacgaattcgtttgcaatcggtgaaagtcgacagcATAAAAtatgggagagtaccttgtaggcggcgttcagcagagttatcgcgcggtaattgcagcaatccagcttatcgccctttttgtagatgggacacacgattccttccatccattcctccggtaaaatctcgtcctcccagatcttggtaacgacccagtgcagtgctttcactagtgcattatctCCGTGTTTtggtagctcgcttggtagttggtcaacgccagcggccttattattttgcaaccggcttaccacctcctccacttcttggaggtctgggaccggcagtctatcgtcctccgcacgcgttcccaagttcgttaccgcgccgccactttcgtattccgccacatcgccattgaggtgctcatcGAAATACtaccgccacctctcgatcacctcacagtcgttcgtgagaagatccccgttggtgtccttgcacatatcggcctgtgacacatggcctctgcgcgaacggttcaccttctcgtagaacttcctagtgtcattagcacggaacagctgttccatcgcttcgcgagctgttaggtaaggtaagtgaaAACATCAAAAAGCAGTTTTTgaagtatgaaaatgaaaaaggtAGTCATCTTCCTAACTAAACAATTGAAACTCTAGAGACGATAACATCCTTGAATGGACCCAGAAATTTATAccatttatttttatcaatctaATGTTTTCGTATAATGCAACTAAGAAATCAGATATTTTTTCTGTGTTCTTCAATTAGAAAAATGGTCAGCAGTTTACGTTATGATATTGTTACCCATgtgatttttcgaaagtatgTCATAATAATGTTACTCTTTGGTACTACGATCGAAGTCAAAACATTCTGCTTGTGAAACACCtaaatttgattgaaatgaaTTGTGAGGAAATTGCCTAATGCCGTTTTTGTCTTTAGCGCTGCACTGGTGTAGTATAGTGCCGACTATACTCGCTCCAGTTTATGTAATCCCAccgttgaaaacaaaaatgctaTGAGAATGTTCGTATGGCATGATAAATTACGCACAAACTAGAGTAAatttaacaaaacaaaacaagaagcCTATACGCATTAGTTATCCTAGTTATATtgactattttttatttccatgctTGCTTGATCGCTTTTTTCGAGGCAAACAGCTTCACGATATAGGAAGTGCTAGTAAGCAGTACAAGAACCACTGTAATCAGAAAGTAATCGAAGTCCTCCTTTAGCAAATCAAACGTTTTTGACGGAGCGACGCGTGTAACAAATACGTCCAAACCATGAGCGAATACAAGGCACGAACTTTCTAACCCTGAGGGAGCAGTGTAAATGCCCTTCATGTTGGCAATTGTCTGGTTGTAATTGATAATTATCTCATGAGGCATTGGCAATTCTGGCATGTAGGGAATGATTCCTTCTTCACGAGCCTTTTCCGGTGACGTTACTGGACGTCGAGGATCCAACAGTGCCCAGGACATTTCTGCTATGGCACCGGTGGTAAGACCAACtgaaaaatatatgttatattatagGATTAACCCAAACAAAAATGTACTTACTTAGAACATGTTTGTTTGTAATGCCCTTCTcggtgatagtttctttcattgaggcaACAGCTACTGGTAAGATATAGGTTTGCCGTTCTACAAGTGGCAATGGTGGAGCATCCAGTGAGCTCCAAGCTGTACTGTTTGTTTGAGTTTTTCCTTCGTACAGTTCAAGAGTGGCTACAaatgtaaaaatagtaaaatctGTGCACGAGATACTGCGTTTAGCTATACTTACAGACTTCCGTTCGGCGAACCTTATCATTGTAGTATGAATAAATGAGCCAGTTTTCCGAGTGAACCATATGTAGCGGAGGTCGAATACGTTTGTGAGACATGGAAAACACAATCGATCCAGATACGACATCCAAAAGGTAAACGTTTAAAATGTCTGAGAAAATAAAACGGTCCATTCTTTGATaatcgaaaatcagaaaacaacatTTCACCTACATTTGTGTATGTTGTCTGGTCCATGAGTCGCCACCGCAACCAAGTTGGGGTTGATGTATTTGTACAAAACTGATCGATCGGCTAATACACGACCTTGGGAATGTACATGTTCAATTGGATTTTTACCCtctattgaaataattttctgtCCTAACCCTGGTCCTCCGAGATTCACGACCCATGTTGGTACAGTTGTTAGTTTACCGGACCGTGATTCGATCAAAAATCCTTTGATTGTGGCAGTGTCACGATCGGCACTGAACAAATAAACGTTATGAGCATACTTTTCGGAACTCTCCGGCAATACGTGAGCATCATTTTTCTCGTCCAAGATAAGCAATCCTTTCAAAAAATCTGGTCCTGTCTCGTGTAGTAGTGAAACCTGCTGAATTTTGTATGGTAACTGTGTTATCTCTCCATTAATAGGTTGTCCAGTGATCGGATTGAACTGATAGATAAGTCCATGTTTAGTCTTCTTATCCCGACCGAGAATAACACACTGCGCTGTCAGTGGATAAAAACGAGAAGTTCTCTGTACCAACAATTTCATGTTTTGGTCGTTGGCAAAACGGGTAATGCTCGCAATATATCTAACCCAATGTTGTTTACCACTGATGTTGTCTATACCAAAAATTTTACCACGGCTGGTCACGACAACCAGCATTTTGTGTAACCCGAAATCATCGCGAACTAGACCTGCTTTTTGAGCCTTTGACGGTGCGGGACCAAGTCCAAGAACATGTAGCACTAGATTTTTCACATGGCTTATTTGACTGGAGATACGTCGTTGCAATGCACCAAACACGTCCCCTTAAAGATTAAAAGGATATTGTAAGATTTCATTTTGCTGTTATTATTGTTAAAGTAAACTAAAGTACATGCAGACAAAGAATCTAATTAACGTAATTAACCATTGAATTCCAACCAGCCATTTTTAATGGTATAAGATAATCGTAGAAAAACATTACTTATAACAACAGAAACAAGTTCACTTCGACTTCGGactttccattctgcatttttAGTTTGTAATTGATATGTGAGACCTGTTAATTTCTAGCATCTCATTGTTggatcaataaaaaaaagtaacaccAACGTTATGGCACAGCCTTTACACGTTTTTATTTATAGTCAGGTAAACTTTAAATTGTCCAACAATGCGCCCTAGTGCAAGGAAATATGTTGTCTTTTTACATACTCAAATACTGCATCATGGGAGAATAAACCTGTCGACACGTTGAAAGTCGCCCCGGAAGTAAATGTTCGGAAATACTTATGGCGTTTTTTGAATCCAACCCAGTCGGAATGGGATTCTTTTTGGTATAAAACGAAATCAATATTATCACTCAACAAccacaaaattttacaaaaagaaccatagaaaaaaaaacaaataccaATTATTTACCAATAGGACAACTAAACTTACATTCTAAAGAGCTCTCCTCTGTTACCATTTCCCAGGAAAAGTTTTAGCacgaataatggaatatgattAGTGAGCACCGGAAACATTACGAAACAGACAAAAACGGATGATCTTaccatttttattattcaattctTCCTCGATTGCTCCTTCCGCATCAGATAACGTTAGATCCAAAAAGTCTGCCGTTTCAACTTCAGCCAGTGCTTCTTCGCGGGTCCATTTAATTTTTCCTGATTGAATCAAAGTAAATGCACCATCTGCACTGGAAATAAGCAGCCGGCAGGCTAACTGGTTACTGGAGGAACTCGGTTTACAACGAACAGAAATTATCTCTGGTTTTCCCAGGGATTCCGGGTAATCAGAAGAGAAGTCAATTGCTTCGTACGgggcgttttccgtcaactttaTCGCCGATACTTTCAGTGTCTGTTGGTTTCTATTAACCGAGGTCAGTAGTAGAACAGGTTCACCTTCAATAATTCCATTGTCCACTAAGACGGCATCTTCTGGATTTATTTGAAGAGTTTGATCGGAATTTAGCCAGTAAATTTTGTTATCTTGTATTATAGCAGAATCGCCAAATAGTTTCTGCGGAGATTCGATAACGTCTTTCgcgagttttttgacaataactTGTTCACTGTTAGATAATAGGTTAATGGCTAAAATTTGATCACCCTTAGTACAGGCGAAAAATGGAGCAGTTAATATGCAACTTCCTTCGACAATCCATGGTGCTGCAAAACGGGTTGTAGTCTGTTTAGTCTGTTGGCCACTATTGGCTACATACTCTGTAACCTCGATATGAGAAGCCCAGATGGGGACAATATGATATAAGTAGCCATCCTTGATGAACCAATCCGCGCTGTCGACTTTCTCTGATGATGTTGGCAGAAGTGTCCATTCCCATTCCAGAGTTCCAGTATTAGGATTCCATCCACGGATAAGTGCCGGACTAACTCCAGAAACAGTTATTACATCAAAAGCTTTATTATATTTGCTTCCGCTTGATTGAACTCCATTTCGCTGCAcgggaacagataatagtttGATATTCCCTCGAGAACTTTTCTCTAGTATTTGTCGCCATATAATTTCACCAGTTTTGGAACTTATAGCAGCCAATACATTACTTTCGGTGGCAACAATTATTCGATCGGAAGAACCCGGATCAAATGCTCCATACTTAACCTTACCAATATAATGTTGACGCCTGAAATCAAGAGCAAATTATCGAATTCTAAACACAGTACCATTCAGAGGAAAAATGTGAACTAACCAATCGAATTTTCCAATCTGATCTTCATATAAACCACACGTCAAATGAAGTATACCGAAAATCACGATAAGATGTTGGTTTGATTTACCTTTAATCCAACTTGATAGAAAATTCATGTCGTGAAACTTATAAATATATTCACGCAGAATCACCGGACAGTACACACGATCGCGTTAATACTTAATATTTTTTATCGTACACGATTATAGAAGGTAGATGATTATGGGTAATCAAATTTATTGACAAGGAGGGGCCACACTGAGAAAAAATATGGGTATTCACTtctacccgcttgtgaggaattctggcaaccggcaGAAGTCTGGCTGCATTCCAGCTGCTGCCAAAATTGCGTCATTCTCTCGCCAATTGTGATTGAATTGAACAGCAGCAGtattttttctggaaaatttagaaGTTTTTGAAAACTCAAATATGCGTcggtaattcattttgcttttgtACTACcgaccaatattgataaatgaagTTCAATTTAGACTAACTTAAAtacattttgaatgcacattgctttaaagtGTGTAGCATCattgttgctcgaatatcaaaaatacaacgaatgtctatgatcatcgctcgcttttcttcgcctttgttcgataatcgttctggtattcgaacttgtccgtatattcgggcgcgaacgaagccgacgctgcttcgttacttgcacgaatatctattccttgcagttgttattcgcattggacatacccccgaatgacttaacgcgaatatcgaacgaatattcatacagcgatcatcgccaaacctaattcgcgatgatcgttcgtgctgtctttgaaacatgcaaattaagatgtttccccccgcactattaccatagtcttatgtgtatgtgatgaaccatattccagcattctcccattactgctatcgaacgagatatgatgaatttattagatagaaaatgcttcgcgaagaatggaaaccaacgatcttcgccgtgacgctattcgaaccaattcgaagaataaaataaatgaacgaatgacaaacgaatgtataaaacgaacatgcacgatgtataccagcagcgaagaatggattagtatattcgggttctctacgattattgcttattccttttgcacccttctctctttcgagcagtgaatagttcaacgttgttcgagactggcatattcgaaggcagtataatcacagcaaggatgcgtgaatgaattagttacaggaagaatatttgcaacattgtgTAGCATAAGTGCAATTATACATTAAAAATGTCAATATAGAGTTGTACATGTGCAGTGATATAATACATATGGTTGTTTGAGTTATAGAGCATTGTATGAGCTAGGTCACTCTCCTTGCAATTACTGCAATCGTTGTATTTCATATGTCCTATGGGTAAAAGttcgagaaaaagaaaaaaaagttcgatatttagaaaaaaaaactttaatccgttttgatgactattcaAAAGGAAGAGTAACTCGGTTTTGTTCACTTTTGTAGGTCTCTCTTTTTAAACATTACATCAAATTTGTATAtcaattcgatagtcccacgataaaagggcctaactactaatagcggcccttacacgatcattaaaagtgtcattactaaaaaggaatggcacttttaatgatcgtgtaaggtctacgagttcagtaatgatggaattgtggattttccatcattaccaacattatttcttcttcttattttttttgtggaagtgatgaatatctttagaactatacgcgaaaaaatgacaaagtgtagatttaaattgttaatatttcattaaccttaacgtttcaatggcaaatcaaatttattttcagctaaacgaaaataaaaatattgctattgctggagtagttacaaatactcatcattaataatgaacgtgtaatgctaaaaagtaatgatgtacagtaatgcagtaatgacgagcgtttgagcagaagtgtcattacttagtaatgacacttttaatgatcgtgtaagggccgctaatgagaGCCtcgctttgtttattttctcttatgTTTATTACGGAACCATAACTGCAATTTcttgaaagtttccaatataagtcgaaagcttgtggttttaacttgaaagttttgcgaacatCAGCGAGACTGCAAGCTACAGAAGGAATCGAAAACACCGAAGAAGCAAAATACAAAGGTTTCGCGAGGCGAAGTCTGTAACAACATGTACGCGCAAACCATTGGAAGTAATAATACACCAGATATCTGGATAATAGACTCTGGTGCAAGTTCGTATATGACTTCAAATCAGGATTTTTTTGAACAGTTGAAACCTACGTCTGGCAAAGTCGAGTTAGCTGATGGGCGTATAGTTGAAGTTTTTGTTACTGGAACCATTATGATCGAATGTGTGAATCTAGAAGAATAAACAAGATTCGATTAAACAACGTAATGTTTGCTCCGGAGCTATAAGGAAACGATTATAGTCGATATTGTACGATATTTCTATTGAAGAATAAATCGTAGGTTTCCGACCGTATAGAAGAATACTACACAATTCGGTAAATATGCCAAGCGCATTAGATCAGATAGGGGATAGAGTATTCGAGCAAAACGTTGCTGGATTTCTATCGTAATCACGGAATTCACCCCGAACTCACAGCAGGATATTCACCATAGCAAAATGGAGTAGGAAGCGCCGTAATTGCTATATAACTTAAATATTTCGTTGTATGGTTATAGATGCCAACAAGATTTTAGATCAGATAGGGGATAGAGTATTCGAGCAAAACGTTGCTGGATTTCTATCGTAATCACGGAATTCACCCCGAACTCACAGCAGGATATTCACCATAGCAAAATGGAGTAGGGAAGCGCCGTAATTGCTATATAACTTAAATATTTCGTTGTATGGTTATAGATGCCAACAAGATTTTAGGCTGAAGCAGTCAATGCAGTAGTGTAACTGAAGAATCATCTTTCTTCTAGTGGAC
This genomic window from Malaya genurostris strain Urasoe2022 chromosome 1, Malgen_1.1, whole genome shotgun sequence contains:
- the LOC131440456 gene encoding ER membrane protein complex subunit 1 isoform X2 codes for the protein MNFLSSWIKGKSNQHLIVIFGILHLTCGLYEDQIGKFDWRQHYIGKVKYGAFDPGSSDRIIVATESNVLAAISSKTGEIIWRQILEKSSRGNIKLLSVPVQRNGVQSSGSKYNKAFDVITVSGVSPALIRGWNPNTGTLEWEWTLLPTSSEKVDSADWFIKDGYLYHIVPIWASHIEVTEYVANSGQQTKQTTTRFAAPWIVEGSCILTAPFFACTKGDQILAINLLSNSEQVIVKKLAKDVIESPQKLFGDSAIIQDNKIYWLNSDQTLQINPEDAVLVDNGIIEGEPVLLLTSVNRNQQTLKVSAIKLTENAPYEAIDFSSDYPESLGKPEIISVRCKPSSSSNQLACRLLISSADGAFTLIQSGKIKWTREEALAEVETADFLDLTLSDAEGAIEEELNNKNGDVFGALQRRISSQISHVKNLVLHVLGLGPAPSKAQKAGLVRDDFGLHKMLVVVTSRGKIFGIDNISGKQHWVRYIASITRFANDQNMKLLVQRTSRFYPLTAQCVILGRDKKTKHGLIYQFNPITGQPINGEITQLPYKIQQVSLLHETGPDFLKGLLILDEKNDAHVLPESSEKYAHNVYLFSADRDTATIKGFLIESRSGKLTTVPTWVVNLGGPGLGQKIISIEGKNPIEHVHSQGRVLADRSVLYKYINPNLVAVATHGPDNIHKYILNVYLLDVVSGSIVFSMSHKRIRPPLHMVHSENWLIYSYYNDKVRRTEVSTLELYEGKTQTNSTAWSSLDAPPLPLVERQTYILPVAVASMKETITEKGITNKHVLIGLTTGAIAEMSWALLDPRRPVTSPEKAREEGIIPYMPELPMPHEIIINYNQTIANMKGIYTAPSGLESSCLVFAHGLDVFVTRVAPSKTFDLLKEDFDYFLITVVLVLLTSTSYIVKLFASKKAIKQAWK
- the LOC131440456 gene encoding ER membrane protein complex subunit 1 isoform X1, whose amino-acid sequence is MNFLSSWIKGKSNQHLIVIFGILHLTCGLYEDQIGKFDWRQHYIGKVKYGAFDPGSSDRIIVATESNVLAAISSKTGEIIWRQILEKSSRGNIKLLSVPVQRNGVQSSGSKYNKAFDVITVSGVSPALIRGWNPNTGTLEWEWTLLPTSSEKVDSADWFIKDGYLYHIVPIWASHIEVTEYVANSGQQTKQTTTRFAAPWIVEGSCILTAPFFACTKGDQILAINLLSNSEQVIVKKLAKDVIESPQKLFGDSAIIQDNKIYWLNSDQTLQINPEDAVLVDNGIIEGEPVLLLTSVNRNQQTLKVSAIKLTENAPYEAIDFSSDYPESLGKPEIISVRCKPSSSSNQLACRLLISSADGAFTLIQSGKIKWTREEALAEVETADFLDLTLSDAEGAIEEELNNKNEESSLEWDVFGALQRRISSQISHVKNLVLHVLGLGPAPSKAQKAGLVRDDFGLHKMLVVVTSRGKIFGIDNISGKQHWVRYIASITRFANDQNMKLLVQRTSRFYPLTAQCVILGRDKKTKHGLIYQFNPITGQPINGEITQLPYKIQQVSLLHETGPDFLKGLLILDEKNDAHVLPESSEKYAHNVYLFSADRDTATIKGFLIESRSGKLTTVPTWVVNLGGPGLGQKIISIEGKNPIEHVHSQGRVLADRSVLYKYINPNLVAVATHGPDNIHKYILNVYLLDVVSGSIVFSMSHKRIRPPLHMVHSENWLIYSYYNDKVRRTEVSTLELYEGKTQTNSTAWSSLDAPPLPLVERQTYILPVAVASMKETITEKGITNKHVLIGLTTGAIAEMSWALLDPRRPVTSPEKAREEGIIPYMPELPMPHEIIINYNQTIANMKGIYTAPSGLESSCLVFAHGLDVFVTRVAPSKTFDLLKEDFDYFLITVVLVLLTSTSYIVKLFASKKAIKQAWK